A portion of the Acidisarcina polymorpha genome contains these proteins:
- the ggt gene encoding gamma-glutamyltransferase gives MKVWSDRAISIAMIAVLFAPPLMAAQDPAREQSRSIVMTQYGIVATSQAVASQAGAAVLAKGGSAVDAAIAANAALGVIEPMMNGVGGDLFAVVYDAKTKHLYGLNSGGWAPKNLTVDALKAKGLTKMRPIDQLTVPGTVAGWDALHGRWGKLSLAQDVAPAIALATHGIGVTETDADNWNTYGTPFHSNPEFAKVFLPEGKAPVAGQLFNNPELAKTLGRIGDHGRDGFYKGETAAAILKLEGELGGFMEADDLAEFKPEWVDPVSTTYHGWTIYELPPNGQGIAALSMLNIMEQFPIKEWGHNSQRSLHVEIEAKKLAYADLQRYVGDPKATHIPTKELISKELAVKRAKLITDKAACTVMPSDLQEQLSHLSSDTTYLSVVDRDGNEVSLIQSNAGAFGGGLVAPGTGFALQNRGGGFTLQPDRPNTLRPRTRPLHTIIPGFMEKGDRRIAFGIMGGFNQAQAHAQFVSNVVDFDMNIQAALESSRFTKRDFPGCGVWVENGVAPDVVAALRAQGHEVTVWPRYFQSMGRGNAVEVNEGSPVHYGATDPRADGEAVPEQMPF, from the coding sequence ATGAAAGTCTGGTCAGATAGGGCTATTTCCATAGCTATGATCGCAGTTCTATTTGCGCCTCCGCTGATGGCGGCGCAGGACCCTGCCCGCGAGCAATCACGATCCATCGTAATGACGCAGTACGGCATTGTTGCAACGAGTCAGGCCGTGGCTTCGCAGGCGGGTGCGGCCGTCCTGGCTAAGGGCGGTAGCGCGGTGGATGCTGCCATTGCGGCAAATGCCGCGCTGGGGGTCATCGAACCGATGATGAATGGTGTCGGCGGTGACCTCTTCGCCGTTGTTTACGACGCGAAAACCAAGCATCTCTATGGCCTCAATTCCGGCGGATGGGCTCCGAAGAACTTGACCGTCGACGCTCTCAAAGCAAAGGGCCTTACCAAGATGCGTCCTATCGATCAGCTCACGGTGCCGGGAACAGTGGCCGGTTGGGATGCGCTGCATGGGCGATGGGGGAAGCTGTCTCTGGCGCAGGACGTGGCACCGGCAATCGCATTGGCAACTCACGGCATCGGCGTCACCGAGACGGATGCGGACAATTGGAACACCTATGGAACTCCCTTCCACAGCAATCCGGAGTTCGCCAAGGTGTTCCTGCCCGAGGGCAAAGCTCCGGTTGCCGGGCAGTTGTTCAATAATCCGGAATTGGCGAAGACATTGGGGCGGATTGGCGACCATGGCCGAGATGGGTTCTACAAGGGCGAGACTGCGGCTGCGATCCTGAAGCTCGAGGGCGAACTCGGCGGTTTTATGGAGGCGGACGATCTGGCGGAGTTCAAGCCGGAATGGGTGGATCCAGTCAGTACGACATATCATGGCTGGACGATCTATGAGCTGCCTCCGAACGGTCAAGGCATTGCGGCGCTCTCAATGCTGAACATCATGGAGCAGTTCCCGATCAAAGAGTGGGGACACAATAGCCAAAGGTCTCTGCATGTAGAGATCGAGGCGAAGAAGCTGGCGTATGCGGACCTGCAGCGCTATGTGGGAGACCCAAAGGCGACGCATATTCCGACGAAAGAACTTATCTCGAAGGAGCTAGCGGTGAAGCGGGCGAAGCTGATCACGGACAAGGCGGCCTGTACGGTTATGCCTTCCGATCTTCAGGAGCAGCTCTCGCACTTATCGAGCGACACGACTTATCTCTCAGTCGTCGATCGGGATGGCAATGAAGTTTCGTTGATTCAGAGCAATGCGGGGGCTTTTGGTGGGGGGCTGGTGGCGCCGGGTACCGGCTTCGCGCTGCAGAATCGGGGTGGCGGGTTTACGCTGCAACCTGACCGGCCGAATACACTTCGCCCACGGACGCGTCCACTGCATACGATCATTCCCGGGTTTATGGAGAAGGGAGACCGGCGGATTGCCTTTGGCATCATGGGCGGCTTCAATCAGGCGCAGGCCCATGCGCAGTTTGTTTCAAATGTGGTTGATTTCGATATGAACATCCAGGCGGCGTTGGAGTCGTCACGCTTTACCAAGCGCGATTTCCCGGGATGCGGAGTGTGGGTCGAGAACGGAGTCGCTCCGGATGTGGTCGCGGCGTTGCGGGCGCAGGGCCACGAGGTGACGGTATGGCCGCGCTACTTCCAGAGCATGGGACGGGGCAATGCGGTCGAAGTCAACGAAGGCTCTCCGGTGCACTACGGCGCGACCGACCCGCGCGCCGATGGAGAGGCAGTGCCGGAACAGATGCCGTTCTAG
- a CDS encoding general stress protein, producing the protein MAGKNTAAFGIFPSNTAAEAAVDQLRTAGFSQDDISVLMADKQGSKDFAAEKNTKAPEGTTTGVLSGGTVGGTLGLLAGLGALAIPGVGPLIAAGPIMGALAGLGIGGAVGGLVGALVGMGIPEYEAKRYEGRVKDGGILVSVHCESSEEVTRAKETLKRAGGEDIASSGEKAVSTHTENTAELNSHAVNVHTPTKTY; encoded by the coding sequence ATGGCAGGCAAAAACACAGCGGCATTCGGCATTTTCCCCTCTAACACAGCAGCGGAGGCAGCGGTAGATCAGCTGCGCACGGCGGGCTTCTCCCAGGACGACATCTCTGTACTTATGGCCGATAAACAAGGTTCTAAGGATTTCGCGGCCGAGAAAAACACGAAGGCGCCAGAGGGCACCACGACCGGCGTGCTGAGTGGCGGGACGGTGGGTGGTACGCTTGGCCTTCTGGCCGGGCTTGGAGCGTTAGCGATACCTGGTGTTGGTCCGCTCATCGCCGCGGGTCCTATTATGGGCGCACTCGCCGGTCTTGGTATCGGCGGCGCAGTAGGGGGCCTGGTTGGCGCACTCGTTGGAATGGGAATTCCTGAGTATGAAGCGAAGCGTTATGAGGGGCGTGTAAAGGATGGAGGCATTCTGGTCTCAGTTCATTGTGAAAGCTCTGAAGAAGTGACTCGGGCTAAGGAGACCCTCAAACGGGCGGGCGGTGAGGATATAGCGTCGTCAGGCGAAAAAGCGGTTAGTACACATACCGAGAACACTGCAGAGCTGAACAGTCACGCCGTTAACGTTCACACGCCGACCAAAACCTACTAG
- a CDS encoding BON domain-containing protein, producing MFILKQRLVPAFAPASVLLLLLSSVPAATAQTQGTPDNAGTNKSQNQSATADQQKNNVSDRELAAKIRRSVVSDKSLSMYSHNVKIVVAGGSATLKGPVHSEAEKQAIGQKAADIVGADKVSNELTIKQ from the coding sequence ATGTTCATTTTGAAGCAACGTCTCGTACCTGCTTTCGCTCCGGCAAGCGTCCTGCTGCTTTTGTTGAGTTCGGTGCCGGCTGCTACCGCTCAGACTCAGGGTACCCCGGACAACGCCGGGACCAACAAATCTCAGAATCAATCGGCAACAGCCGATCAGCAGAAGAACAACGTCTCGGACCGCGAGTTAGCTGCAAAGATTCGCCGTTCCGTTGTTTCTGACAAGTCCCTCTCGATGTACAGTCACAATGTGAAGATTGTCGTGGCTGGCGGATCGGCGACGCTCAAAGGTCCAGTACATTCCGAAGCAGAGAAGCAGGCCATTGGGCAAAAGGCCGCAGACATCGTAGGGGCCGATAAGGTCTCGAATGAGCTAACGATCAAGCAGTAG
- a CDS encoding GlsB/YeaQ/YmgE family stress response membrane protein has protein sequence MFILWWIIVGLIAGFLTGKLMKGSGYGPILDIVVGIVGAVVGGFIMQALGFAGQGGLIYTILVAVIGAVLLTLVLRLVTRKA, from the coding sequence ATGTTTATTTTATGGTGGATTATCGTCGGGCTGATCGCTGGTTTCCTCACCGGTAAGCTCATGAAAGGCAGCGGCTATGGGCCGATCTTGGATATCGTGGTTGGCATCGTAGGCGCTGTGGTTGGTGGGTTCATCATGCAGGCGCTCGGATTTGCCGGGCAGGGCGGACTCATCTACACAATCTTGGTTGCCGTGATTGGAGCTGTGCTGCTCACTCTGGTGCTTCGCCTGGTGACACGAAAAGCATGA
- a CDS encoding Crp/Fnr family transcriptional regulator: protein MSRSSPHPNRLLASIPQKLYKHLLSNSSEVQLSARSVLHESKSRPSHAFFLTSGLASILAVTTVGLAAEVGVVGREGFIGSFHLLGPVDAPTHCRMQLAGAAVRVPFDDLQQVFDEDEKFHSRILEYVQAQAHALSQLAGCHRIHEALERLTRWLLTAQDLTESATIDITQEVLSELLGTKRVTIAAAAGRLQREKLIEYRRGHIRILNRKKLEALACDCYSTIREIHLGLYR, encoded by the coding sequence ATGTCTCGGTCCTCACCCCATCCGAATCGTCTGCTGGCTTCGATCCCCCAGAAGCTCTACAAGCATCTGCTTTCGAATTCATCTGAAGTCCAGCTCTCTGCCAGAAGCGTTCTGCATGAATCCAAATCCCGGCCCTCACACGCCTTTTTTCTGACATCCGGTCTGGCATCAATCCTCGCGGTTACGACCGTAGGCCTGGCAGCAGAGGTTGGGGTTGTTGGTCGAGAGGGTTTCATTGGGAGCTTCCACCTGCTCGGTCCAGTGGACGCGCCTACACACTGCCGAATGCAGCTCGCTGGTGCGGCGGTGCGCGTTCCCTTTGACGACCTTCAGCAGGTTTTTGACGAGGACGAGAAGTTCCACAGCCGCATTCTGGAGTATGTTCAGGCGCAGGCTCACGCCTTGAGCCAGTTGGCTGGATGCCATCGTATCCACGAGGCATTGGAGCGACTTACCCGCTGGCTCCTCACCGCGCAAGATCTGACGGAATCGGCCACCATCGATATCACTCAGGAGGTCCTAAGCGAACTCCTAGGCACGAAGCGCGTGACCATCGCAGCGGCAGCAGGAAGGCTACAGCGAGAAAAACTGATCGAATATCGTCGCGGTCATATCCGCATCCTCAATCGAAAAAAGCTGGAAGCGCTCGCATGTGATTGTTACTCAACCATTCGGGAGATCCACCTTGGGCTCTATCGATAA
- a CDS encoding IPT/TIG domain-containing protein — MTHQFTSIIPLKGIGALTSVAGFLLLLSCPTRASAWCPEVITSAEPSYKTNPPELTLVGTNFGTGIPDVKIDGLSAVVVSHTNTRVVVKIPASVYEVPGSYDLLLTRIASQCQAATTFEVAIGAIGPQGPAGPMGLPGVAGPKGATGNAGPAGPIGLTGVAGPKGATGTAGPAGPIGLTGVAGAKGATGNAGPAGPMGLTGVAGAKGDTGSAGPAGPIGLTGAAGAKGATGGTGPAGAAGPIGPAGATGPMGLMGVAGAKGATGGIGPAGSTGPIGPTGLTGATGNAGPAGPTGLKGATGSTGPIGPTGLTGATGNAGPAGPMGLTGATGSAGPIGPTGPAGATGPIGLTGTSGPAGPTGLTGTAGTAGPAGPTGPAGPAGAAGGLVDFADFYALMPSDNAATVGPAADVSFPENGPAMAGTNITSNGSTVFTLGAIGIYEVQFQVSVNEAGQLELTLNGNALAYTVVGRASGTSQLVEMALVQTTDVASTLTVRNPAGNSTALTITPLAGGTSPVSAHLVITRLQ, encoded by the coding sequence ATGACCCACCAATTCACGTCAATAATACCCCTGAAGGGTATTGGCGCTCTCACCTCTGTGGCCGGCTTTCTTCTACTGTTAAGCTGTCCTACGCGGGCCTCTGCATGGTGTCCCGAAGTTATCACTTCGGCTGAGCCTAGCTATAAGACCAACCCGCCGGAGCTGACCCTCGTGGGAACCAACTTCGGCACTGGTATACCGGATGTCAAGATAGATGGTCTATCGGCGGTGGTAGTTTCTCATACGAACACTCGCGTGGTAGTCAAAATTCCCGCAAGTGTTTATGAGGTGCCCGGAAGCTACGACTTGCTGCTCACTCGGATTGCTAGTCAATGCCAGGCTGCGACAACATTTGAGGTCGCGATTGGTGCGATTGGACCGCAAGGTCCTGCAGGTCCAATGGGGCTGCCTGGAGTCGCAGGTCCTAAAGGTGCTACTGGCAACGCGGGTCCCGCAGGTCCAATCGGACTGACCGGAGTCGCAGGTCCCAAAGGCGCTACCGGCACCGCGGGTCCTGCAGGTCCAATCGGACTGACTGGGGTCGCGGGCGCCAAAGGTGCTACTGGCAACGCGGGTCCTGCAGGTCCAATGGGACTGACTGGGGTCGCAGGTGCCAAGGGTGATACTGGCAGCGCGGGTCCCGCAGGCCCAATAGGTCTCACGGGTGCCGCAGGTGCTAAAGGCGCTACTGGCGGGACTGGTCCCGCTGGTGCAGCTGGGCCGATTGGCCCCGCCGGTGCAACGGGTCCAATGGGTCTGATGGGTGTCGCGGGTGCTAAAGGCGCTACTGGCGGCATAGGTCCCGCAGGTTCAACAGGCCCCATTGGTCCAACGGGTTTGACTGGTGCCACGGGTAATGCGGGACCAGCAGGCCCAACAGGTCTGAAGGGCGCTACAGGTTCAACAGGCCCCATCGGTCCAACGGGTTTGACTGGTGCCACGGGTAATGCCGGTCCAGCAGGACCAATGGGTCTAACCGGCGCCACTGGTTCGGCGGGCCCCATCGGTCCAACGGGTCCGGCCGGCGCCACTGGTCCAATCGGTCTGACAGGTACCAGTGGTCCAGCAGGTCCAACTGGTCTGACGGGCACCGCAGGTACTGCGGGTCCAGCAGGTCCAACGGGTCCAGCAGGTCCAGCCGGTGCCGCAGGCGGCCTTGTAGACTTCGCCGACTTTTATGCATTGATGCCGAGCGATAACGCCGCGACTGTTGGGCCCGCTGCGGATGTATCTTTCCCGGAGAATGGACCGGCCATGGCAGGCACGAACATCACGAGCAACGGTTCCACGGTGTTCACCCTCGGTGCTATTGGTATCTATGAGGTCCAATTCCAAGTGAGTGTGAACGAAGCGGGACAACTCGAATTGACCCTCAACGGCAATGCGCTTGCCTACACTGTCGTTGGACGAGCAAGTGGCACCAGCCAACTCGTTGAAATGGCCCTGGTGCAAACCACAGACGTCGCTTCAACTCTCACGGTTCGTAATCCAGCAGGAAACTCCACCGCATTAACAATTACGCCATTAGCGGGCGGTACTAGTCCCGTCTCCGCACACTTGGTCATCACTCGACTGCAGTAG
- a CDS encoding energy transducer TonB — MVVKTKTWNFSPWATYGLTAATMIFMGAITAWGAALAVAIEPVTQRAASPETSPAVYKIGNGVSAPTVIKSVDPQFPEGRHTEGMFEGMCIVGLVLDASGIPKEVHIVKPLAPDFDANAIKAVQQYNFVPAKLLGKPVAVSINIEVNHQKY, encoded by the coding sequence ATGGTGGTGAAAACGAAAACATGGAACTTCAGTCCTTGGGCGACGTACGGCCTCACAGCTGCGACGATGATCTTCATGGGAGCTATAACAGCGTGGGGGGCGGCACTGGCCGTAGCCATCGAGCCGGTCACACAACGAGCGGCTTCGCCGGAGACATCTCCTGCTGTTTATAAAATTGGCAACGGAGTAAGCGCTCCAACCGTGATCAAATCAGTCGATCCGCAATTTCCGGAAGGCCGCCACACTGAAGGGATGTTTGAAGGAATGTGCATCGTAGGCTTGGTATTGGATGCGAGCGGCATACCTAAAGAAGTTCATATCGTAAAGCCGCTGGCGCCTGACTTTGATGCAAATGCTATTAAGGCTGTTCAGCAATATAACTTTGTACCGGCGAAGCTCTTAGGAAAACCTGTCGCAGTTTCAATCAATATTGAGGTTAATCACCAGAAATATTGA
- a CDS encoding response regulator, whose protein sequence is MTTSEKNSHENGIRLLIVDDHPVVRAGLNSMLRKQSSLKVVGSVHGGREALELLESKPVDVVLLDLRMPHMDGIQTLQAFKKLAAPPRVVILSNFEFDEEIYRAVEAGAMGYLVKDTSRDEIIAAIKTVYAGNTHFPQRIAERLSERQGRHGLSAREVQILELLSKGLTNKDIGRVLDISKFTVRNHVNRIIGKLEVCDRTEASTVAIEQGILPTH, encoded by the coding sequence ATGACCACATCGGAAAAGAACTCACACGAGAATGGCATTCGCCTGCTCATCGTCGACGATCACCCGGTCGTGCGCGCCGGGCTCAACAGCATGCTGCGCAAACAGTCAAGCCTTAAAGTGGTTGGCTCAGTGCACGGTGGGCGCGAAGCGCTCGAGCTTCTTGAGAGCAAGCCGGTGGATGTGGTCCTGCTCGATCTCCGCATGCCCCATATGGATGGGATCCAGACCTTGCAGGCATTCAAGAAATTGGCTGCTCCGCCTCGGGTCGTTATCCTCTCCAACTTTGAGTTCGATGAAGAGATTTACCGCGCAGTCGAAGCGGGGGCCATGGGGTACTTAGTCAAAGATACTTCGAGAGATGAAATTATCGCCGCCATTAAAACGGTGTACGCCGGCAACACTCATTTTCCGCAGAGGATCGCGGAGCGCCTTTCGGAACGCCAAGGGCGTCACGGATTGAGCGCTCGCGAGGTGCAGATCTTAGAGTTGCTCTCCAAGGGGCTCACGAACAAAGACATTGGCCGGGTGCTCGACATCAGCAAATTTACCGTTCGCAACCACGTCAATCGAATCATCGGCAAACTGGAAGTCTGTGACCGCACGGAAGCTTCCACGGTGGCCATCGAGCAAGGGATATTACCGACTCATTAG
- a CDS encoding histidine kinase, whose product MSSASTAQRGILLRIAIGVALVVVPALALWWFFNSAHPDSPPIHFASLDKRDEWTAYGGTWEAVDGAMRNNSDERGAKLMTGSADWRNYSVEADIQLLGQFGDAGLILRARNEEEGVDAYNGYFAGLRTLDDSLILGRADFGWREYRVVPINPRVNTQTWYHLKFLAYECDFVATATSPSGETTTTAIRNRNCLQSGRFGLKSYATGALWRNVQIRPASRTDEIAMIGPDAPPIGHPADVVGGAAYDSLARNLDPIYRSMQNPRFDSHAVPINNLRLLAPNKRTQVTVRGIVTLTTPVLFIQDSTGGLAISRNDQRLPLEIGDEVEASGDLVLGDFSSVLKDKSIRILWSHSPVPAVVVTASQAATGNFDAVFVEIEGVLERKQEGPNRSLIMTMRSGSENFRVIVGSRGRGSFPWRLQEGSRLRLHGICVVDPTYTHNETPFAVILPAIDDIQVMEGPPWWSTGHIVAGIIVLLLVGLAAQAIHSRVNKMKLRAVFEERERLAHDMHDTLAQSFAGIGFQLQAIRDEVGNEEELREHIDLANDLVRASHEEARRSITALRSNALADSSLLEALDQSARRIVNGGSMQVQTFSKGNPGGISPRVVDAFFRIGQEAIANAVRHSGATTLTIAIAYEQATVRLLVEDNGRGFPVGEDSAGFGIRSMGKRAESIGAVLEIRSSPGNGTSVQLESAPPKRTLSTVWQEYTSKS is encoded by the coding sequence ATGAGTAGTGCCTCCACAGCGCAGAGAGGCATACTCCTCCGCATCGCGATCGGGGTGGCGCTTGTCGTGGTGCCGGCTTTAGCGCTCTGGTGGTTCTTCAATTCCGCTCATCCGGATTCGCCTCCAATTCATTTCGCGTCGTTGGACAAGAGAGATGAGTGGACCGCCTACGGTGGCACATGGGAGGCGGTCGATGGCGCCATGCGCAATAACTCGGACGAGCGCGGAGCCAAGCTCATGACAGGGTCGGCGGATTGGAGGAATTATTCTGTCGAAGCGGATATCCAGCTATTGGGCCAGTTCGGCGATGCGGGCCTCATCCTTCGAGCGAGGAATGAAGAAGAAGGAGTCGACGCTTACAACGGATACTTCGCCGGCTTGCGCACCCTGGATGACTCGCTCATTCTTGGCCGCGCCGATTTTGGCTGGCGAGAGTACCGCGTAGTGCCAATCAATCCGAGGGTCAACACCCAGACGTGGTATCACCTGAAATTTCTCGCATACGAATGCGATTTTGTAGCCACTGCAACCTCGCCCTCCGGAGAGACGACGACCACGGCTATACGAAATCGGAACTGTCTGCAATCGGGGAGGTTTGGGCTCAAGTCTTACGCAACCGGCGCTTTGTGGCGCAATGTGCAAATTCGCCCCGCCAGCCGTACGGATGAGATAGCAATGATCGGCCCCGACGCCCCGCCGATTGGCCACCCGGCAGACGTCGTCGGTGGTGCTGCTTATGATTCTCTTGCCCGCAACCTTGATCCAATCTATCGCTCGATGCAGAATCCTCGTTTTGATTCGCACGCGGTGCCGATCAACAACCTTCGCCTTCTTGCTCCGAACAAACGCACGCAGGTCACCGTTCGCGGGATTGTGACTCTTACAACCCCGGTGCTCTTCATTCAGGATTCCACCGGCGGCCTTGCAATCTCGCGCAACGATCAGCGCTTGCCGCTTGAGATCGGGGATGAAGTCGAGGCCAGCGGCGATCTGGTGCTGGGCGACTTCAGCTCCGTTCTGAAAGATAAGAGCATTCGTATTCTATGGTCTCATTCTCCGGTTCCTGCAGTGGTAGTGACTGCTTCTCAGGCGGCGACCGGCAACTTTGACGCCGTCTTTGTCGAGATAGAGGGCGTGCTCGAGCGGAAACAGGAAGGGCCAAATCGCAGCCTCATCATGACCATGAGAAGCGGCAGCGAAAACTTTCGCGTCATCGTCGGCAGTAGAGGGCGCGGTTCCTTTCCTTGGAGGCTCCAGGAAGGAAGCCGATTGCGCCTTCATGGCATTTGCGTGGTCGACCCCACGTATACGCATAACGAAACTCCTTTCGCTGTCATCCTGCCGGCAATCGATGACATTCAGGTAATGGAGGGACCTCCGTGGTGGAGCACCGGTCACATCGTGGCCGGTATCATCGTGCTGCTGCTGGTGGGGCTTGCAGCGCAGGCTATTCATAGCAGGGTCAACAAGATGAAGCTTCGCGCCGTCTTCGAAGAAAGAGAAAGGCTGGCGCACGATATGCACGACACTCTCGCGCAAAGCTTTGCCGGAATTGGTTTTCAGCTCCAGGCGATCCGCGATGAAGTTGGCAATGAAGAGGAACTTCGCGAGCATATCGACCTTGCCAACGATCTGGTTCGAGCCAGCCATGAGGAAGCCAGGCGCAGCATCACTGCGTTACGATCGAATGCGCTGGCGGACTCAAGCCTTTTGGAGGCGTTGGACCAGTCCGCTCGCAGGATCGTCAATGGGGGATCGATGCAGGTGCAGACCTTCAGCAAGGGCAATCCAGGCGGAATCTCCCCGCGGGTTGTTGACGCTTTTTTTCGCATCGGCCAGGAGGCGATCGCCAATGCCGTTCGCCACTCGGGCGCCACGACGCTCACGATTGCCATCGCCTACGAGCAAGCGACGGTGAGACTGCTCGTTGAAGACAATGGCAGGGGATTTCCGGTGGGCGAGGATTCGGCTGGTTTCGGGATTCGCAGCATGGGAAAGCGCGCGGAGAGTATCGGGGCTGTGCTCGAGATTCGTAGTTCTCCGGGAAATGGGACGTCGGTCCAACTAGAGTCGGCTCCTCCCAAAAGAACTTTGTCGACAGTTTGGCAAGAGTACACCTCGAAGTCATAG
- a CDS encoding substrate-binding domain-containing protein, which translates to MGSVVFRRAGVAIAGSLLLILSSCKPAPPTVAVIPRACGTALWEPAHAGAEEVARAHGMTVYWNAPTLSNDVQKQIGLLERIVRKRYRGIVLAPDETLALRTPVQQVLAKHIPIVVVGTELGIEPDHNLSYVLNDEVSGGQLAARRLGEILGGEGSVAVLGLDPKLWSLTLRERSFEETLASEFPHINVVARRLGQAGVAQEQEVAEELLQSGITPSAIVALSADATRGAYYALVEFKQTVAIKLIGFDQDLVPPIRNGGLDSVIVQNSYKIGRLAMEQIYRRLRGETISEKTLVEPELLTRDNIDSDAMHQIFTAHWWQGNE; encoded by the coding sequence ATGGGTTCCGTAGTTTTCCGGCGCGCCGGTGTGGCGATCGCGGGCTCTCTCCTCCTCATTTTGTCGTCCTGTAAGCCTGCCCCGCCGACAGTCGCTGTGATCCCGCGCGCGTGCGGCACCGCCCTGTGGGAGCCGGCGCACGCCGGTGCGGAAGAGGTAGCGCGCGCTCATGGGATGACCGTCTACTGGAACGCTCCCACGCTTTCGAACGATGTACAGAAGCAGATTGGGCTGCTGGAGAGGATCGTAAGGAAGCGCTACCGCGGCATCGTGCTTGCGCCTGATGAAACCTTGGCACTGCGAACGCCGGTCCAGCAGGTGCTTGCGAAACATATACCGATCGTCGTCGTCGGAACCGAACTGGGCATCGAGCCGGACCACAATTTGTCCTACGTTCTGAATGATGAGGTTTCAGGTGGCCAGCTTGCGGCACGCCGACTGGGAGAGATATTAGGAGGAGAAGGGTCCGTTGCGGTCCTCGGTCTCGATCCCAAGCTGTGGAGTCTCACACTTCGCGAGAGAAGCTTCGAAGAGACCCTGGCTTCTGAATTTCCCCACATCAACGTAGTAGCCCGGCGGTTGGGACAGGCCGGCGTCGCCCAGGAGCAGGAAGTCGCCGAGGAGCTTTTGCAAAGTGGAATCACCCCCAGTGCAATCGTCGCGCTCTCTGCCGATGCCACTCGCGGAGCTTATTACGCTTTGGTCGAGTTTAAGCAGACTGTAGCGATCAAGCTGATCGGCTTCGACCAGGATTTGGTGCCGCCCATCCGAAACGGCGGACTTGATTCGGTGATCGTCCAAAATAGCTACAAGATAGGACGGCTTGCAATGGAGCAGATTTACCGCAGACTGCGCGGGGAGACTATTTCAGAGAAGACGCTTGTCGAACCTGAGTTACTGACCCGCGACAATATCGACTCCGATGCAATGCATCAGATTTTCACAGCTCACTGGTGGCAAGGCAATGAGTAG